A DNA window from Agarivorans sp. TSD2052 contains the following coding sequences:
- the gspH gene encoding type II secretion system minor pseudopilin GspH has translation MRQPRISSRSRQQGFTLLEVILVLLLMSIGIYSVVMSVSGTSEQKVIEQQAKRLAALVQYAQERALLTGYDYGVFSDAESYQFVRMEKQRWVKIEDRIFKPQTFELPYFLELNLEDTDQQEQSFGTGSLGFEDNSLFEKDFITEEVTQSIIPQVLVLSSGEVTPFTLIFAYEDSNNRWAVSSDDLGQLSISREESQ, from the coding sequence TTGCGCCAACCGCGGATAAGTTCTCGTTCACGCCAGCAAGGTTTTACCTTGCTGGAAGTGATTTTAGTACTGCTGTTAATGTCGATAGGCATTTATTCGGTAGTGATGTCGGTGTCTGGCACTAGTGAACAGAAAGTGATTGAGCAGCAAGCCAAGCGTTTAGCAGCCTTAGTACAATATGCCCAAGAGCGAGCCTTGCTTACCGGTTATGACTACGGAGTCTTCAGTGACGCTGAAAGCTACCAATTTGTGCGAATGGAAAAGCAACGCTGGGTAAAAATTGAAGACCGCATTTTTAAACCGCAAACATTCGAATTACCCTATTTTTTGGAACTCAACCTTGAAGATACCGATCAGCAAGAGCAAAGTTTTGGTACTGGCAGCTTGGGTTTTGAAGACAATAGCTTATTTGAAAAAGATTTTATCACCGAAGAAGTAACACAAAGCATTATTCCGCAGGTATTGGTGCTAAGTAGCGGCGAAGTCACACCGTTCACCCTGATATTTGCCTACGAGGATAGTAATAACCGTTGGGCGGTCAGTAGTGATGATTTGGGGCAACTCAGTATTTCTCGAGAAGAGTCGCAATGA
- the gspI gene encoding type II secretion system minor pseudopilin GspI gives MKTQAGMTLLEVMVALAVLAIAGTAVMKSASENLRSLSYLEDKSFALWIADNQMAELKLSNTWPGTSSKKGTTRFADNDWHWRSQGVATADSNFIAVTISVYRNAEEKTALAEVTSYVSR, from the coding sequence ATGAAAACACAAGCCGGGATGACGCTATTAGAAGTGATGGTTGCCTTAGCGGTATTGGCCATCGCGGGAACCGCAGTGATGAAAAGTGCCTCTGAGAATTTGCGCAGCCTGAGTTATCTCGAAGATAAGTCATTTGCCCTTTGGATCGCCGATAACCAAATGGCCGAGTTAAAACTGAGCAATACTTGGCCTGGCACATCCAGTAAAAAAGGTACTACCCGGTTTGCCGATAACGACTGGCATTGGCGCTCGCAAGGCGTGGCAACTGCCGACAGCAACTTTATTGCCGTCACCATTTCTGTGTATCGCAACGCCGAAGAGAAAACAGCGCTGGCCGAAGTTACTAGTTATGTGAGTCGCTGA
- the gspM gene encoding type II secretion system protein GspM: MKQWWQSLNKREQDLVMIASVLCAIAILYWGIWSPVVNANQSAKQQLISQQETLLWAQQQGAHIIANGRSAKSDASVKVSQAVSSTARQQRITITRIQPRNEEVEVWIDSIAFNQLLAWLDMLSKRYGIIVKNVDLDEGKPQGIVGVRRLRLGKAE; this comes from the coding sequence ATGAAACAGTGGTGGCAAAGCTTAAATAAGCGTGAACAAGACTTGGTTATGATTGCCAGTGTGCTGTGTGCAATAGCAATACTGTATTGGGGCATTTGGTCACCGGTGGTTAACGCTAATCAAAGTGCCAAACAACAATTAATTAGCCAGCAAGAAACCTTGTTATGGGCACAGCAACAAGGGGCGCATATCATCGCCAATGGACGTTCTGCTAAAAGTGATGCTTCGGTGAAGGTGAGCCAAGCAGTCAGTAGCACGGCGCGTCAGCAGCGTATTACGATTACTCGCATTCAACCAAGAAATGAAGAAGTAGAAGTGTGGATTGACAGTATTGCGTTCAATCAGCTGTTGGCGTGGTTAGACATGCTCAGTAAACGCTACGGTATTATTGTGAAAAATGTCGATTTAGATGAAGGCAAACCTCAAGGTATCGTTGGGGTGCGTAGATTACGTTTAGGTAAGGCCGAATGA
- the gspJ gene encoding type II secretion system minor pseudopilin GspJ: MKQRGFTLLEMLVAIVIFALLTMAAYQVLQGVMRSDEISQKHGERLRELQRAMFLMQRDFNQMAPRAVRDETEEQRPLVLAGKYLLESDDMGIEFVTLGWRNPASVLRRSNVQRVAYLLKDEKLVKRFYNYPDAVVGYEPREMVLLDGVEELSFRFHGTTGWSDELSNTSKLPRGVEVTFRHKVFGELRRVFLTPEGSRAPTATQAQEELDSNANQGGNDTSNGGDGNNSGSQPPPEGT, encoded by the coding sequence ATGAAACAACGCGGATTTACTCTCTTAGAAATGCTAGTGGCAATTGTTATTTTTGCCCTACTCACTATGGCTGCTTATCAGGTGCTGCAGGGGGTTATGCGCAGTGATGAAATTTCACAAAAACACGGAGAGCGTTTGCGTGAGTTGCAGCGGGCGATGTTTTTGATGCAGCGTGATTTTAATCAAATGGCCCCTCGCGCAGTGCGAGATGAAACCGAAGAACAGCGCCCCTTAGTCTTGGCCGGGAAATACTTGCTAGAAAGCGATGACATGGGCATCGAGTTTGTCACCTTAGGTTGGCGTAACCCGGCTTCGGTGCTCAGGCGTTCAAATGTTCAAAGAGTTGCTTACCTGCTAAAAGACGAAAAGTTAGTAAAGCGTTTTTATAACTACCCTGATGCTGTGGTGGGTTATGAACCCAGAGAAATGGTATTACTCGACGGTGTTGAAGAATTAAGTTTTCGCTTTCATGGCACTACAGGTTGGAGCGATGAGCTTTCCAATACCAGTAAATTACCTCGTGGCGTAGAAGTAACGTTTAGGCATAAAGTCTTTGGAGAGTTACGCCGCGTGTTCTTAACTCCTGAAGGAAGCCGTGCCCCAACGGCAACCCAAGCGCAAGAAGAGTTAGACAGTAATGCTAATCAAGGTGGTAACGATACGAGTAATGGTGGTGATGGCAACAACTCGGGTAGCCAACCTCCCCCGGAGGGCACCTAA
- the gspK gene encoding type II secretion system minor pseudopilin GspK, whose translation MNQAIGSLQRQRGVALLTVMLILAVMVVVASQFSQRLQLDLARATNLQHSLKSNWLLAGAEAFAFKVLKQDLEDDDRVHLGQYWATEGMVFPVEDSVIKGQMIDLQACFNLNALGQPNKTDGQPPKVADQFIGLLVAVGVDAYTAEQITDATRDWIDSDTIPHQQGAEDSTYEGLSPAYLPSNMPMVDRSEFRAVYGVTAAIYRRVAPYICAIPEASLAINVNTIAVDQPQLLEALFYPDLDNTGAQQVLNDRPDEGYRTLDELMTHPALAPIPLTLPGLRQTLSLNSNYFMAKLQVENEQGQAQMTSVIQRSGTSDLKLIRRSYGGEL comes from the coding sequence ATGAACCAAGCTATTGGGTCTTTGCAACGCCAGCGCGGGGTTGCTTTGCTTACGGTGATGTTGATTTTGGCGGTAATGGTGGTGGTAGCCTCTCAATTTAGCCAGCGCTTACAATTAGACTTAGCCAGAGCCACCAATTTACAGCACTCGTTAAAATCAAATTGGTTATTGGCGGGTGCCGAAGCTTTTGCTTTCAAAGTATTAAAACAAGACTTGGAAGATGACGACCGGGTGCATCTTGGTCAATATTGGGCAACCGAAGGCATGGTTTTTCCGGTGGAAGACTCAGTAATCAAAGGACAAATGATTGATTTACAAGCCTGTTTTAATCTTAATGCGCTAGGTCAGCCTAATAAAACTGACGGACAGCCTCCTAAAGTTGCTGATCAGTTTATCGGTTTATTGGTGGCTGTTGGGGTAGATGCTTATACCGCAGAACAGATCACCGATGCGACTAGAGATTGGATTGATAGCGATACTATTCCACACCAACAAGGTGCAGAAGATAGCACCTACGAAGGTTTAAGCCCGGCCTATTTACCGTCGAATATGCCGATGGTTGACCGCAGTGAATTTCGAGCAGTTTATGGGGTAACTGCGGCGATTTATCGCCGCGTAGCGCCCTATATCTGTGCCATCCCTGAAGCAAGCTTAGCCATTAATGTGAATACTATCGCTGTGGACCAGCCTCAACTGCTAGAAGCCTTGTTTTATCCTGATCTAGATAACACTGGCGCGCAACAAGTCTTGAATGACCGACCCGATGAAGGCTATCGTACCTTGGATGAGTTAATGACCCATCCAGCCTTAGCGCCAATCCCCTTAACGTTGCCGGGCTTAAGGCAGACACTTTCATTGAATTCAAATTATTTTATGGCGAAACTGCAAGTAGAAAATGAACAAGGACAAGCACAAATGACCAGCGTTATTCAACGCAGTGGCACCTCTGATCTTAAGCTAATCCGCAGAAGTTATGGAGGTGAGCTATGA
- the gspL gene encoding type II secretion system protein GspL — translation MSEQLILRLPSNDKDVINWIVWSDSEQEVIAAGELSSSAELALLKEKADHRRVLVLVSAADITMHQLALPKSAQRSWQQVVSFMLEEQLAQDPDSLHVCLVGKAKDTIDIACVSHQQMTLWQDMLETAGIHSQTWLVDSMCLPKPEAGQASAIQLNQQWLFRFSDDHAISIDQSWLSVALPLLANKYPELSIQHYSPAPELEVTGLDWSARSPELAMKLLADGSHKNKFNLLQGQYASSNPLTAILKRWRKVAIAAGICFTLALTHQLVETYNTQQQIAAVNDNIRQVYKRVFPEVSRVRDSRIRSDFRKAIADIGQESPQDFLMMMVHLSSAFDRHRDLDPLSLRYDHSKGEIRLQAQAKNFQVFEQFRQAVQPFTTEQGTLSNKAGAVVGTLIIRKSS, via the coding sequence ATGAGCGAGCAACTGATATTGCGCTTACCCAGCAATGACAAAGATGTTATTAACTGGATTGTGTGGTCTGACAGCGAACAAGAAGTGATTGCTGCTGGGGAGCTCAGTAGCAGCGCCGAGTTAGCCTTGTTAAAAGAAAAGGCCGACCATCGCCGAGTATTGGTGTTAGTGTCTGCTGCTGATATCACTATGCACCAGTTAGCACTACCCAAAAGTGCCCAACGCTCTTGGCAGCAAGTGGTTTCTTTTATGCTGGAAGAGCAATTAGCTCAAGACCCAGATAGCTTGCACGTATGTTTAGTGGGTAAGGCAAAAGACACGATTGATATTGCCTGTGTGAGCCACCAACAAATGACGCTATGGCAAGATATGCTAGAAACGGCGGGGATCCACAGTCAAACTTGGCTGGTGGATAGCATGTGTCTACCAAAGCCCGAAGCAGGTCAAGCCTCAGCCATTCAGCTTAACCAGCAGTGGCTATTTCGCTTTAGCGATGACCATGCCATTAGTATCGACCAAAGCTGGTTATCAGTCGCTTTACCCTTGCTGGCTAACAAGTATCCAGAGTTGTCTATTCAGCATTACAGCCCAGCGCCGGAACTTGAAGTGACGGGCTTAGACTGGAGTGCTCGTTCTCCTGAATTAGCAATGAAGCTATTAGCTGATGGCAGCCATAAGAACAAATTCAATTTATTACAAGGACAATACGCCAGTAGTAATCCTTTAACCGCTATTCTAAAGCGCTGGCGTAAAGTGGCTATTGCCGCTGGTATTTGCTTTACGTTAGCGCTAACCCATCAGTTGGTAGAGACCTATAATACACAGCAACAAATTGCTGCGGTAAATGACAACATTCGTCAAGTCTATAAGCGAGTATTCCCGGAAGTGTCGCGGGTTAGAGATAGCCGGATCCGTAGTGATTTTCGCAAGGCTATAGCCGATATAGGCCAAGAGTCTCCGCAGGATTTCCTAATGATGATGGTTCACCTATCAAGCGCGTTTGATAGACACCGAGATTTAGACCCGCTGAGTTTACGCTATGACCATAGTAAGGGAGAGATCCGCTTGCAGGCTCAGGCTAAAAATTTCCAAGTATTTGAACAATTCAGACAAGCAGTACAGCCTTTTACTACCGAACAAGGCACCTTGAGTAATAAAGCCGGTGCGGTAGTAGGTACCTTAATTATTAGGAAGTCTTCATGA